Within the Pseudarthrobacter sp. W1I19 genome, the region GGATCGTCCACGCCGGCGGGTGCGGTTTTGCGCAGGGCTGAGAGGAGCCGGCGGGGGTATTCCTCCACCGGCCGGATGAGCTGCTGCCCGAAGGCTTCGGGCAGGCCCTTAGCCATGGCACGCCGGTTCTCCAGGACGTAGCTCACGCCGGAGGGCACGCGCACGTTATCCTCCAGGACGCGGAACGTTCCGGCGGCATCGCGGACCACGTCAATGCCCGAGATGTGCACGCGGACACCGCCGGCCGGCTCAAAGCCGTGCACCTGGCGGTGGAAGTGCGCGCTGGTGGTCACCAGCTGCCGCGGGATCACGCCGTCGGACACCACGGTCATCTTGTCGTACACGTCGTTGAGGAAGGCCTCGAGCGCGCGCACGCGCTGCGCGACGCCGCGTTCCAGCACATCCCATTCCGCCGCGGGGATGACGCGCGGGACGATGTCCAGCGGGAACGGGCGCTCCTCGCCGGCGAAATCAAAAGTGACGCCACGGTCCAGGAAGGTGCGGGCCATCGAGTCGGCGCGTGCGCTGACATCGGCGAGTGAGAGCTTGCGAAGGGCGTCCGCTACTTGCCCATAGGAGCCCCGGGCCTGCTGCCCGGGGGCAAACATCTCGTCGTAGGCTCCGTTCCGGCCGGCGGCCACGGAGTAATCCTGGAATAGGTCTGACATGTCCACAAGCCAACCATCTTTTTGTTTCGAATTCATTACTGCCATCCATTCTGGCGTGTTGGCGCAGGCCGCCTGGTTCGTGGATTCAGGAACTTTTCCGGCACAGTAGGTGAGTGCCAGTCAGCAGAAGCCTCCCAGCCCCGGGCCCGGGCCTCCCCGAACATGCTGACCGGCTGATCCCGGGGCTGGCCACGGCGGCCCTTGCGCTGGCTGTTGCCTTCCTCGTGCACCGCCTGGTTCCCGCGCTTCCGGCCATGACGCTGGCCGTGGTTTTGGGCGTCCTCGCAGCCAACCTGCCCGCGGCCGGGGTCTGGACCGCCGGAAGGGCCCGCCCCGGGCTGGACTTCGCCGGAAAACACCTGATGCGCGGCGGCATCGTCCTGCTGGGGCTGAAGGTGAGCGTCATGGACGTGCTGGGGCTGGGCTGGCTTGCCTTGGTCCTGATTGCCGGGGTGGTCGCCGCCAGTTTCGGCGGCACCTACCTGATCTCCCGGCTGTTCCGTCTTCCGCCCGTGACCTCGCTCCTGGTGGCGACCGGGTTCTCGATTTGTGGTGCTTCAGCCATCGGAGCCATGGCCGCGGTGCGCCGGATCCGGCACGTGGACACCGTCCTTCCGGTGGCGCTGGTGACGCTGTGCGGGACGCTTGCCATCGGCGTCCTGCCCTTGCTGGTCCACCCTCTTCAGCTTTCCGCGCCCGCGTTTGGGGCCTGGACGGGCGCGTCCGTTCACGACGTTGGCCAAGTGGTGGCCACGGCGCAAACTGCGGGAACGGCAGCACTGGGCATCGCCGTGGTGGTTAAACTCACCCGGGTGCTGCTGCTGGCGCCCGTGACAGCCATAGCCGGAGCACACCACCGACAGGCCATGCGGTCCGGCCCCGACAACGATGCTCAGGCGAAGCTGCCGCCCGTGGTCCCATTGTTCGTCCTGGGCTTCATGGCCATGGTGGGCCTGCGTTCCACAGAGTGGCTGGGCGCCGGGTGGCTGGAGGCAGGGGCGGCGCTGCAGGACATCCTGCTCGGTGCCGCGCTGTTCGGTCTGGGCTCGGCGGTGCGGATCCGCACCCTGATGCTCACCGGCGGACGCGCGCTCCTGGCAGCCCTTGCATCCTGGCTCCTGATTGCCCTCCTGGGGCTGGCGGCCGCCCTGCTGATCACTGCGTGATATTGGCCACCCGCCCCGTGATTAGATAGCTGGGTGTCACATGAGAATCTGCAGCGCGATGAAGCTGCCGCCCGGTCAGCCCTGATCAACACCACCAGCTATGACGTTTCGCTGGACGTGCGGCAGGCACCGGACCCGGACGTGGCCGGCTATCCCACCAGCAGCGTGATCAACTTCACCGCCGAGCCCGGTGCCTCAACGTTCCTGGACTTCATCGGCAGCGAGGTGCACAGCGTGGTCCTGAACGGCAAGGGCCTTCGCGTGGATGAGGTGGTGGACGGCGCCAGGATCAGGCTGGAGAAGCTGCAGGCCGAGAACCAGGTCACCGTTACCGGAACTGCCCTCTACAGCCGCTCCGGTGAGGGAATGCACCGGTTCGTGGACCCTGCCGATGGGCAGTGCTACCTCTACACCCAGTACGAGCCGGCCGACGCCCGCCGGGTTTTCGCCAACTTTGAACAGCCCGACCTCAAAGCCACCTACACCTTCCATGTCATGGCGCCCGCGGACTGGCACGTCGTCTCCAACGGGGCGGAGGTTAACCGCACCCTGCTCACGGACGGTTCCGCCACGGCCCGCTGGGACTTCGCCGCCACAGAGCCCATGTCCACCTACATCACCACCGTGCTGGCCGGGCCGTACTTCAAGGCCGAGGACCGCTGGCAGGCAACGCTCGACGACGGGACCTCCCTGGACGTCCCGCTCGCCCTGTACTGCCGCGCCTCTATGGCCGGTTCATTCGACACCGATGAGCTGTTCCGGCTTACCAAAAAAGGCCTGGACTTCTTCAACCGGCTCTTCGACTACCCCTACCCGTGGGGCAAATACGACCAGGCCTTCGTGCCCGAATACAACCTCGGCGCCATGGAGAACCCCGGCCTGGTGACGTTCACCGAAAGCTACGTCTTCACCTCCCGTGCCACCGATGCCCAGTACCAGGCGCGGGCCAACACCCTGATGCACGAGATGGCGCACATGTGGTTCGGCGACCTGGTGACCATGCAGTGGTGGGACGACCTGTGGCTCAAGGAATCCTTCGCCGACTACATGGGCACCCTGGGTGTAGACCGCGCTACGGACTGGGACACCGCCTGGGTCAATTTCGCCAACAAACGCAAGGCCTGGGCCTACGTCCAGGACCAGCTGCCCACCACCCATCCCATCGTGGCGGACATCCCGGACCTGGAAGCCGCCAAGCAGAACTTCGACGGAATCACTTACGCCAAGGGCGCCTCGGTGCTGAAGCAGCTGGTGGCCTACGTGGGATTCGAATCCTTTATCGCCGGCTCTCGTGAATACTTCCGCAAGCACGCCTACGGAAACACGTCCCTGGCCGATCTGCTGGCCGCACTGAGCACCGCTTCCGGGCGGGATCTCGCGGGCTGGGCGAAGCAGTGGCTGCAGACCTCGGGGATCTCCACGCTGTCCCTGGACTTCGCGGCCGGTGACAAGGTAAGGGACGACGACGGCGCCCCCGGCCGGGTGGCCATCGTCCAGGAAGCGACGGACCCGGTGACGGGACGCGAAGAGCTGCGGCCGCACCGCCTGCGCGTGGGCTCCTATGATTTTGACGGCGACGGCGCGCTGGTGCGGACCGGAAGTTTCGAAACGGACGTGGCCGGTGCACGGACGGAACTCCCCCAGCTCGCCGGCCAGCGGCGGCCCGCCCTCCTGCTTGTCAACGATGATGACCTCACCTATGCCAAGGTCCGGCTGGACCCTGCATCCGAAGCAACCGTGCGGGCATCGCTGGACCGGATTACCGATCCCATGGCCCGGGCCCTCTGCTGGACGGCGTTGTGGAACTCCGCCCGGGACGGAGAGAGGCCCGCTTCGGGGTACGTGGACGCTGTTGCCGCTTTCGGCCCGGCTGAAACCGGGATCGGGGTGCTGCTGAACATCCTCGAGAACGCGGGCACCGCCGTCGAACGCTACACCCCGGCCCGGGAACGCGTTGCCGTGCGGGCGTCCTTCCTGGCCACCGCGGAGGATGACATGGACCGGGCAAAACCGGGCTCGGACCAGCAGCTTGCCTGGGCGCGGACGCTCGCCACCTTCAGCAGGCATGACAGCTCCATGCTGCCCCGGCTGAGGGGTTTGTTGGATGGGACAGCGCCCGTGGAAGGCCTGTCGGTGGATGCTGAACTGCGCTGGCACATGTGGCATGCCATGGCTGCAAACTGCCAGGCAACGGTGGCTGAGCTGGACGCCGAACTGGCCCGCGACACCACGGCATCAGGACGCGCCGGCCACGCCACGGCCCTCGCCGCCCGGCCCGATCCGGACGTCAAAGCCGCGGCATGGAACGCCGCAGTGCACGGGAACGAACTCTCCAATCAGCTGCTGTCCGCCACGATCTCGGGTTTCATGACAGCGCCGGCGAACCTGCTGGAGCCCTATGTGGAACCGTACTTTGAGTGCCTGCGCAGTGTGTGGGAGGGGCGGAGCATCGAGATCGCGAGCCGGATTGTCCGCGGCCTTTTCCCGCTGGCCCAGGACTTGGCGGAAGGCACGGAGCCGGTGGACCATCCGGTCATTCGGCGGACGGACGAGTGGCTGGAATCCAATGCGGACGCTCCCCGTGCTCTGTGCAGGATCATCATCGAGCAGCGCAGCCACTTGCTGCGGGCACTCACCGCACAGGCATCCCGGTAACAGTCTTTTGTACCGCGCTGCGCAGTGAAGCCTGTGCTCGCTGCGCAGGGGCAGTCCGTGCCCAGCGAACCTGTGCGTCAGTGCGCAGCCGCGCTGGACTCACGGCACCCGGTGGAGCCATTCGTCGGTTCCGAACTTTGCAGCCACGCGTTCGCGGGCCGTGGCCAGCTCAGCCTCGGTCAGCTCCGAGGGCGTGGCGCTGTACCGCTCGGCGAAGACTTCCATCATGGCCGCGATGATGTCCGGGCGGGCCAGGCCGGTCTGGCGGCGGAGCGGGTCCACCCGTTTCTTGGCGCTGCGGGTGCCCTTGTCCGAGAGCTTTTCCTTGCCGATGCGCAGCACTTCCACCATCTTGTCGGCGTCGATGTCGTAGCTCATGGTCACGTGGTGCAGCATGCCGCCGTTGGCCAGGCGCTTCTGGGCAGCCCCGCCGATTTTGCCCTGGTCCGTGGCGATATCGTTCAGCGGGACGTAGAAGGCGGTGATGCCCAGTTTCTCCAGCGCGGCCATGACCCAGGCGTCGAGGAACGGGTAGGAGTCGGCGAAGCTCAGGCCGTCCACCAGGGTCTGCGGCAGGTACAGCGAGTACGTGATGCAGTTGCCCGCCTCCATAAACATCGCTCCCCCGCCGCTGATCCGGCGGACCACTTTGATGCCGTGCTTGGCCACTCCGTCCGGGTCCACCTCGTTGCGGTAGGACTGGAAGCTGCCGATCACCGTGGACGGTTCCTGCCAGTCCCAGAAACGGAGCGTCGGATTGCGGCGGCCGGCGCCCACCTCTTCGGTGAGCACTTCGTCCAGCGCGACGTTGATTTCCGTGGGCAGGACCGTGGGCGCGATGAGGTTCCAGTGGTGGTCCGCCCAGGATGTGGCCCTGGCCAGTGCGCGGCGGACTGCGATGGCGACGGCGTCGGCAGAGAAGCCGAACAGGGCCGCATTGGGAGGCAGTGAAGCGGTGACGACGGCGGCAAGCTCGGACGCCGTCATACCTTCCGGCAGTCCCGTGAGGCCGCGGTTGATGTCCAGGAGTGCCTCGTCCGGCTCAAGGAAAAAATCACCGCTGACGGAGACGTTGGCCAGCAGGCCGTCCGTGACGTCCAGGTCCACCACCACCAGCTTGCCGCCGGGGACTTTGTACTCGCCGTGCCGGCGGGAAGCGGAATCAGCTGCTGGGGATGGCGTAGCGGTCATGGCTTCCATCCTGCCCCAGAAAGGCGGCCCGGCGCCAAGCCGATGCGGCCCCTGCAGACGTTAACGCGAAAAGCCCGCACCGTTGCCGGTGCGGGCTTCCCTGGCAAGCTTGGGCGAAGTGAATTTACTTCTTGCCGCCGAAGCCCTTGAAGCGAGCGTTGAAGCGCTCGACGCGGCCTGCGGAGTCCATGATGCGCTGCTTGCCCGTGTAGAACGGGTGGGACTCGGAGGAGATTTCGACGTCGATGACCGGGTAGGTGTTGCCGTCTTCCCACTCGATGGTCTTCGAGGAAGACACGGTGGACTTGGTCAGGAACTTGACGCCGGAAGCCAGGTCGTTGAAAACAACAGCTTCGTACTTCGGGTGGATATCAGACTTCATAATGGGACCTTTGTTCGCACAACTGGATTTTGCCAGTTGCCAGGTATGAATGGGATGGCCGCGTTCCGCGCCGAAAGACTCGGGACGGCCAGCTACCAATAATAGCGGATAAGCACGGTGCCAGCGAACCGGGCAAGGCCCCGCGCCGGAGCTTAATTCCGGAGCTCGTCGCGTGGCCGCAGCTCCCAGAACGCCACGGCCGAGGCGGCAGCCACATTGAGCGAATCCACCCCGTTGCGCATGGGGATTTTGATCGCGAGGTCGACGGCCGCAAGTGTCTCTGCGCTCATGCCTGCGCCTTCGGTGCCGAGCACCAGGGCCAGTTTCTCCGGATTCTGCGCGGCCACCTTGTCCACGTCCTGCGCATCATCGGTCAGCTCCAGGGCCGCGACGGTGAAGCCGTGGTCCTTGAGCAGGTGCAGGTCCTGCGGCCAGCTGTTGAGCCGTGCCCAGGGCACCTGGAAAACGGTGCCCATGCTCACGCGGACACTTCTGCGATAGAGGGGATCGCCGCAGCGGGGCGACACCAGGACGGCGTCGATGTCCAAAGCGGCGGCCGACCGGAAGATCGCCCCCACATTGGTGTGGTCCACGATGTCCTCCAGCACGGCCACGCGGCGGGCGCCGGCGAGCAGTTCGGGCAACGGCACCGGGGCGGGACGCTGCATGGCCGCCATGGCGCCGCGGTGGAGATGGAAGCCGGTAATCTCCTCCAGTAGGGCGGCGCTGCCGATAAACGCGGGTACGTCCGGGTACGCCCGGAGGATGTCCTGGAGATCGTCCAGCCACTTTTCCGCCAGGAAGAACGAGCGCGGCTGGTGCCCGGCTGCCAGCGCACGGCGGAGCACCCGCGAGGATTCTGCAATGTACATGCCCTCGGCGGGCTCCCGGAGCTTGCGCAGGTGCACGTCCGTGAGCTGGGTGTAGTCGGTCACGCGGGGATCCGCGGCGGACTCGAGATAGTGGATTGTCACCGGGAGATTATTTCAGCAGATTGGCGGTCATGAATCCCAGGGCCACCAGCCCCAGGACGAAGATCACCCCGCGCAGCACTGTGGGGGAAAGCCTGCGTCCTACCTTGGCGCCCAGGAGGCCGCCGATGCTTGAGCTGACGGCGATCAGCAGCACAACGAGCCAGTTGATCCGGTCGAACGCGAACAGCAGGTAGGAGATGGCGGCCACCAGGTTCACGCCGAGCACCAGGATGTTTTTCATGGCATTGGCGTTTTGGATGGTGCCGGTGAGGAAGACGCCAAGGATGCCCACCAGCAGGATCCCCTGGGCAGCCACGAAGTAGCCGCCGTAAACCCCGGCAAGGTAGACCAGCACCACCAGGAGGACAGCGTGCCGTTTGTCCCGCACCGCGTGTTCCGGGTTCTCCTCGCGGTTGCGTACCCAGGCCTGCATGCGCGGCTGGAATACCACCATCAGCAGGGCGAGTACCAGCAGGACCGGGGCCACGTAGTGGAAGACCTTTTCCGGCAGGTGCAGGAGCAGCCAGGCGCCGGAGATGCCGCCCAGCAGGGACGCCGGCAGCAGCCGCATCAGTTGCCGGCCGCGGCCCTTCAGCTCCCGGCGGTAGCCGAACGCTCCGGCAGCCGTCCCGAAAACGAGGCCCATCGCATTGCTCATTGAGGCAACAACGGGTGTGACCCCCAGGGCGATGAGGACGGGGAACGTTACCAGGGTGCCGGAGCCCACCACGGCGTTGATAGTGCCGGCCCAGAGGCCGGCGATGGACACAAAGATGCTGCTGAGGAGATCCAAGGTGCTACGGTGCCGCTGTTAGCGGCGGGCGACGGCGGTGTACCGGCCGGCGTTCTCAGTCACATCGAGGTCCAGGCCGAACGTTTCACTGAGGTTTTCCGCCGTCAGTACCTCAGTGATCGGGCCCGCGGCCACCACGCCACCGTCGCGCAGCAGCATGGCATGCGTGAAGCCCGGCGGAACTTCTTCAAGGTGGTGGGTGACGAGCACCATGGCGGGTGCGGCCTCGTCGCGGGCGAGTTCTCCCAGCTTGTGGACGAGTTCCTCACGGCCGCCGAGGTCCAGGCCGGCGGCCGGTTCATCCAGCAGCAGCAGTTCAGGATCGGTCATCAGGGCGCGGGCGATCTGGACACGCTTGCGCTCCCCCTCGGACAACGTTGCGAAGGTCCGGTTCAGGAGGGGGCCCATCCCCCAGTCGTTGAGGAGGCGGAAAGCCCGCCGTTCGTCGTCGCGCTCGTACCCCTCGCGCCAGCGGCCCGTCACGCCATAGGCGGCGGTGACCACCACGTTAAGGACGTTCTCGTGCTCGGGAATCTGGGTGGCGAGGGCGGCTGAGGAAAGCCCGATGCGGGGGCGGAGTTCGAAGACGTCAACCCGGCCCAGAATCTCATCAAGGATCCCTGCCGTGCCGCTGCTGGGGTGCATACGCGCGGCAGCAATCTGGAGGAGTGTGGTCTTGCCAGCGCCGTTAGGGCCGAGGATCACCCAGCGTTCGCCGTCGTTGACCTGCCAGTCGACTTTGTCCAGCAGGGTCTTTTTACCGCGGACAACGCTGACGGAGTCCAGTTCCAGAACATCACTCATAGGAGTAGACACTAGGACAAAAAACATGGCGACTGATAACTGGTGTGACCAGCCCGACAACACAAATTCAGGCCGCCAAAACCGTTGGCCGATCGCGCAGCCGCACTTAGAGTGTTGGCCATGGCTATCGCACGCTTTCCCGTGGTTGTTCTCGATTGTCCTGACCCGAAAATACTCGCGGAATTTTATGCCGCCCTGCTCGACTGGAAGATCGAAGAGGGTGAGGACTGGTGGTCTGTCAAAGCCGATCACGGCGATGCCCTGAGTTTCCAGAAGGTGGACTCCTACACGCCGCCGCAATGGCCAGGCCAGGACGTGCCGCAGCAGATGCACCTCGACGTTGTGGTGGACGACCTCGACACCGCGGAAACAGAGGTGCTCAAACTTGGTGCCACCAAGCACGAATACCAGCCGGGAACAACCTTCCGGGTGTTCCTTGACCCGGCCGGCCACCCGTTCTGCCTTTGCCTGAGCTAGCGTCTTCAGCTGCCCCCAGGACGCAATGAATTCAAGGGACCGCACCCCCGCTCGCTAAGATTGCAGGCATGACTTCGAACGTGACTGCGGTCAGCTATGGCTTGAATGTGACCCCTACCGGGCTGGAGCAGCTGCGTTCCGTCCTCACCACCAGTGGCGCCAAGGTGCTCTCGGAAAACAGCCTCGGTGACGAGCGCTATCAGGTCAGCGTGGCCGGACTCGAGCTTCCCGACGCAACGGCGGCCGGCCTGGCCGGGCTGCGCCGTGCGGTGGCCGAGGCCTCGATCAGCGGATTCGATACCGCCTTGGTTCCGAACGGCCTCCGCTCAGCCGAACGCAAGCTCCTGATCATGGACGTTGATTCCACCCTGATCCAGCAGGAGGTCATCGAACTCCTCGCCGCCTACGCCGGCAAGCGCGAGGAGGTGGCCGCTGTGACCGAAGCTGCCATGCGCGGGGAACTGGACTTCACCCAAAGCCTCCACGCACGGGTGCAGGTGCTCGCCGGGCTGCCGGCCGACGTCGTCCATTCCGTCCGCGGGGAAGTGAAACTCAGCGAAGGTGCCGCCGAGCTCGTGGCCGCCTTCAGGGC harbors:
- a CDS encoding ABC transporter ATP-binding protein, which translates into the protein MSDVLELDSVSVVRGKKTLLDKVDWQVNDGERWVILGPNGAGKTTLLQIAAARMHPSSGTAGILDEILGRVDVFELRPRIGLSSAALATQIPEHENVLNVVVTAAYGVTGRWREGYERDDERRAFRLLNDWGMGPLLNRTFATLSEGERKRVQIARALMTDPELLLLDEPAAGLDLGGREELVHKLGELARDEAAPAMVLVTHHLEEVPPGFTHAMLLRDGGVVAAGPITEVLTAENLSETFGLDLDVTENAGRYTAVARR
- a CDS encoding YeiH family protein, which translates into the protein MPVSRSLPAPGPGLPEHADRLIPGLATAALALAVAFLVHRLVPALPAMTLAVVLGVLAANLPAAGVWTAGRARPGLDFAGKHLMRGGIVLLGLKVSVMDVLGLGWLALVLIAGVVAASFGGTYLISRLFRLPPVTSLLVATGFSICGASAIGAMAAVRRIRHVDTVLPVALVTLCGTLAIGVLPLLVHPLQLSAPAFGAWTGASVHDVGQVVATAQTAGTAALGIAVVVKLTRVLLLAPVTAIAGAHHRQAMRSGPDNDAQAKLPPVVPLFVLGFMAMVGLRSTEWLGAGWLEAGAALQDILLGAALFGLGSAVRIRTLMLTGGRALLAALASWLLIALLGLAAALLITA
- a CDS encoding VOC family protein → MAIARFPVVVLDCPDPKILAEFYAALLDWKIEEGEDWWSVKADHGDALSFQKVDSYTPPQWPGQDVPQQMHLDVVVDDLDTAETEVLKLGATKHEYQPGTTFRVFLDPAGHPFCLCLS
- the serB gene encoding phosphoserine phosphatase SerB; translation: MTSNVTAVSYGLNVTPTGLEQLRSVLTTSGAKVLSENSLGDERYQVSVAGLELPDATAAGLAGLRRAVAEASISGFDTALVPNGLRSAERKLLIMDVDSTLIQQEVIELLAAYAGKREEVAAVTEAAMRGELDFTQSLHARVQVLAGLPADVVHSVRGEVKLSEGAAELVAAFRAAGHVVAVVSGGFNQILEPIAGELGLDYWQANELEIVDGALTGKVLGAVVDRAAKEKYLREWAAAEGIAMEHTVAVGDGANDLDMLGAAGIGIAFNAKPAVRAVADAAINMPYLDAVRHVAGV
- a CDS encoding RNA methyltransferase, whose amino-acid sequence is MTIHYLESAADPRVTDYTQLTDVHLRKLREPAEGMYIAESSRVLRRALAAGHQPRSFFLAEKWLDDLQDILRAYPDVPAFIGSAALLEEITGFHLHRGAMAAMQRPAPVPLPELLAGARRVAVLEDIVDHTNVGAIFRSAAALDIDAVLVSPRCGDPLYRRSVRVSMGTVFQVPWARLNSWPQDLHLLKDHGFTVAALELTDDAQDVDKVAAQNPEKLALVLGTEGAGMSAETLAAVDLAIKIPMRNGVDSLNVAAASAVAFWELRPRDELRN
- the pepN gene encoding aminopeptidase N, which translates into the protein MSHENLQRDEAAARSALINTTSYDVSLDVRQAPDPDVAGYPTSSVINFTAEPGASTFLDFIGSEVHSVVLNGKGLRVDEVVDGARIRLEKLQAENQVTVTGTALYSRSGEGMHRFVDPADGQCYLYTQYEPADARRVFANFEQPDLKATYTFHVMAPADWHVVSNGAEVNRTLLTDGSATARWDFAATEPMSTYITTVLAGPYFKAEDRWQATLDDGTSLDVPLALYCRASMAGSFDTDELFRLTKKGLDFFNRLFDYPYPWGKYDQAFVPEYNLGAMENPGLVTFTESYVFTSRATDAQYQARANTLMHEMAHMWFGDLVTMQWWDDLWLKESFADYMGTLGVDRATDWDTAWVNFANKRKAWAYVQDQLPTTHPIVADIPDLEAAKQNFDGITYAKGASVLKQLVAYVGFESFIAGSREYFRKHAYGNTSLADLLAALSTASGRDLAGWAKQWLQTSGISTLSLDFAAGDKVRDDDGAPGRVAIVQEATDPVTGREELRPHRLRVGSYDFDGDGALVRTGSFETDVAGARTELPQLAGQRRPALLLVNDDDLTYAKVRLDPASEATVRASLDRITDPMARALCWTALWNSARDGERPASGYVDAVAAFGPAETGIGVLLNILENAGTAVERYTPARERVAVRASFLATAEDDMDRAKPGSDQQLAWARTLATFSRHDSSMLPRLRGLLDGTAPVEGLSVDAELRWHMWHAMAANCQATVAELDAELARDTTASGRAGHATALAARPDPDVKAAAWNAAVHGNELSNQLLSATISGFMTAPANLLEPYVEPYFECLRSVWEGRSIEIASRIVRGLFPLAQDLAEGTEPVDHPVIRRTDEWLESNADAPRALCRIIIEQRSHLLRALTAQASR
- a CDS encoding type B 50S ribosomal protein L31, whose protein sequence is MKSDIHPKYEAVVFNDLASGVKFLTKSTVSSSKTIEWEDGNTYPVIDVEISSESHPFYTGKQRIMDSAGRVERFNARFKGFGGKK
- a CDS encoding biotin/lipoate A/B protein ligase family protein, which encodes MTATPSPAADSASRRHGEYKVPGGKLVVVDLDVTDGLLANVSVSGDFFLEPDEALLDINRGLTGLPEGMTASELAAVVTASLPPNAALFGFSADAVAIAVRRALARATSWADHHWNLIAPTVLPTEINVALDEVLTEEVGAGRRNPTLRFWDWQEPSTVIGSFQSYRNEVDPDGVAKHGIKVVRRISGGGAMFMEAGNCITYSLYLPQTLVDGLSFADSYPFLDAWVMAALEKLGITAFYVPLNDIATDQGKIGGAAQKRLANGGMLHHVTMSYDIDADKMVEVLRIGKEKLSDKGTRSAKKRVDPLRRQTGLARPDIIAAMMEVFAERYSATPSELTEAELATARERVAAKFGTDEWLHRVP
- a CDS encoding sulfite exporter TauE/SafE family protein; this encodes MDLLSSIFVSIAGLWAGTINAVVGSGTLVTFPVLIALGVTPVVASMSNAMGLVFGTAAGAFGYRRELKGRGRQLMRLLPASLLGGISGAWLLLHLPEKVFHYVAPVLLVLALLMVVFQPRMQAWVRNREENPEHAVRDKRHAVLLVVLVYLAGVYGGYFVAAQGILLVGILGVFLTGTIQNANAMKNILVLGVNLVAAISYLLFAFDRINWLVVLLIAVSSSIGGLLGAKVGRRLSPTVLRGVIFVLGLVALGFMTANLLK